Sequence from the Streptomyces mobaraensis NBRC 13819 = DSM 40847 genome:
GCAGTGGGCCCTGTCCCTGGCCGAGCGGATCGCCGCTCCGGGCGCGATCTCCTCCGACGTGGGCCTCCCGGTGGCACTGGCGCTGCTCGCCGGGGTGACGGTGGCCGCCACCTGGTACGCGGGCGAGAAACTGCGGAAGCTGACGCTGGCGGGGGAGGAGTAGGGCGGCCGGGTCCCCTCCCGCAGAGGAGGGGGCCCCGGGCCCAGTGGTCCCCCCCGGTCGTTCGGCTACGCGTGCTCGGCCAGGAAGGGCAGCATGACCTCCGCCATCTCGTCGGGTACCTCCTCGGCGAGGTCGTGCCCGGCGTCGAAGACGTGGCCGGTGACCCGGTGCGCGAACATCCGCATCTGGGACTCGTTGCGGTCGCCGATGAAGGCCGAACCGCCGAGGGCCAGCACGGGGATGTCCAGCTTGTTCCGGGCCGCCAGCCGGTTCTGCTCGGCGTCGACGAGCATCGCCCGGTAGATCGACAGCATGGCGCGGATGCCGCCGGGCATGGAGTAGCAGCGCACGTACTCCTCGATGGCGTCCGGGGTGGCGCTGTCCGGGTGGCTGCGCTCGTTCTTGATCATGTAGGTGATCAGTTCGCGTTCGTGTCCGGCGATGAGCATCTCGGGCACGTCCGGCTGGAAGTAGAAGCCCAGGTGCCAGAAGTGCATGCCGGCCGAGACGTTCTCGTGGGTGAGCGCGGCGTGGTCCTCGAAGCCGAAACCGGGGAACAGCGCTTCGGCGAAGACCAGGGAGCGCACGTGAGCGCGGTGCCGGGCGGCCAGCTGGTAGCCGATCACGGCGCCCCAGTCCTCCCCGGCCACGCTGTAGGCGTCGTGCCCGAGGTGGGCCATCAGCGCGGCGATGTCGTCGCTCATGGTCGCGGAGTCGTAGCCGTCCGCGGGACGGGCGGAGTCGCCGAGGCCGCGGAGGTCGGGCACGACGACGGTGTGGTGCGGCGTCAGCTGGGGGACGAGGTGCCGCCAGTGGTAACCGGTCTTCGGCACACCGTGCAGCAGCACGACCGCCGGGCCGGATCCGGCCGTCCGGTAGTGCAGGCTCGTCCCGTTGACGGCGGCGCGGCCGGTGCGGACGGGCGCCTGGTGATGGTCGAGAATCATGGTTCCGCCTTCCGGTCTGCGATGCCCGGTGCCGCTCGGCCGGGCCCGCGGCCCGTTCCGGCGACCTGTCCGGATCGCCCGCTGTCCTATCTGGATCGGCCGATACGGATTCCGGGCGGGAAAAAGTCAGTCGAGCGTGGTCAGCGCGACCTCCACGAGAGGTTCCAGGGCGCGGACATCCGGAGTGATCTTCGAGGAGACGAGGAGTCCGTTGAGGAACGTGACGAGGAAGCCGGCCAGGGTGTACGCGTCGTGCCGCGCCGAGATCTCGCCGCGCTCGGCGGCCGCCCGCAGCAGGTCGGCGAGCGCCTCCTGGTTGGCGGCGAGCACATCCCGTACGACGCGGCGGGTCGGCCGGTCCTCGGGCAGGCGCTCGGTGACGGCGTTGACCAACAGACAGCCCCGACCGCCGTGTTCGACGGCGATCCGGATCCGCTCGACCAGCAGCGCGCGGATCGCCGAGCGGGCGTCCGCGCCCTCTTCGAGACCGCTCAGGGCGGCCGCCGCGAAAGTGCTGCGGTAGTGCTCCAACGCGGCCCGGTACAGGCCGTCCTTGTCGCCGAACGCCGCGTACAGGGACCCCTGGCCGATCCCGAGGTGCCGGGTGAGGTCGCGCACCGAGGTCGCCTCGTACCCGCGCGTCCAGAACAGCTCCATCGCGCGGCCCACCGCCGCCTCGGTGTCGAACTCCCGGGTCCTCGCCATGCGGCTACCGTAGCGTTTCTGGATCGAACGATCAAGAATAAGGGACGCTCCGGCCGGGGGAGGGGCCGCGGTGCCTCGCACGGACCGCGTCAGCGCCCGCGGTGCCTCACACGTACCGTGCCAAGGCCCGTGCCACAGTCGTCTGTTCCTCCTCCAGCCGCGAACCCCCGTCCTCGACGGTCCACAGCGAGTTCTGGAGCGCGCGGGCCAGCGTCCAGCGGGCCGCCCGTCCCCGGTCCAGGCTCAGTACGTCCGTCATCAGGTCGAAGCGCCGGCGTACGGCCCGTTCCACGTCCCCGGTGGCGACCAGGTCCTCCCAGCGGTTGTCGAACGCGGGCATCAGGTCGAAGCAGGGGTCGCCGACGAGCGGCACGGGGTCGATGGCCAGCCACGGCCCGCGGTCGGCGGCGGTGCCGGTGCCGGGGAGCGGCGCGAGCACGTTCTCGTAGTGCAGGTCCCAGTGCAGCAGGCGGTCGCCGGGCTCGTCGGCCACCTCACGGACGGCCTCGGCGCAGTCGGCGAGAAGACGGCGCTCGTCCGCGTCGTCCAGGGCCGTCAGGGCCTCCGGTACGGCGGCGAGCATCTCCCGGACCACGTCGCCGAGGTGCCGCAGGCCGTCCGGCACGGGAGCGGTGTGCAGCCGCGCCAGCAGTCCGGTGAGGGCGAGCAGCGCGGCTTCCGCGTCCGCGACGCCGTCCAACGACCGTGCGGGGTCGAGGCGTTCGAGCAGCATGGTGCTCGTCTCGGGGTCGTGTTCGAGGAGCCGGACCGCGCCCCGGCCGGACCAGGCGCGCAGCGCGAGCGGCTCGCCGGCCCGTTCCTCGTCGACGGGCTGGAGCTTGAGCGCCGCCGGGGTGCCGTCCTCCCGGCGTACGGGCAGGACGAGCGCCACGTAGCCGTGGGCCGGCTCCCCGTCGGGCCGCAGGTTCCAGCGGTCGAGGAAGCCGGCCGCCAGGCCGGGCAGGCCCGCGATCCACTCGGCGGCGTGCTCGGGGTTGTGCTCCTCGTGGTGCTCGGCGAGCTTCGGCGGGACGGTGATCGGGGGCGGGGTGGGCACGGGTCGCACGCTCCTCACGGGTGGCAGCGGGGCTCACCTCATGGTGACCACCGCCCTCACCTCACGGATGACAACAGGTCTCACCCACCCCCAACGTCTCAGATCTTCCGATCGCGCCCGGCACCGAGACCCAGGAACACCAGCGCCAGGCAGGCGACGAGGAGCACACCAATCGGCAACTCCCATCCACCCGTGGCCTGGTGGACCGCGCCGACGGCGAACGGGCCCACGGAAGCGAGCAGATAACCCCAGGTCTGTGCCATGCCGGAGAGCCGGGCCGCGGTGTGCGCGTCACGGCTGCGCAGCACCATCAGCGTCAGCGCCAGGCCCAGCGTGCCGCCCTGGGCGACGCCCATCATGGTCGCCCACACCCAGGCGCCCGCGACGGGCGCGAGCAGCAGCCCGGTCGCCCCGCCGGCCAGCAGCAGGACGACGCCGACGGCCAGCATCCGCTGGTCGCGCAGCCGCCCGGCGAGGACGGGCACCACGAACGAACCGGCCATCTGCACCAGCGTGTAGAAGGCGTAGACGAGGCCCGCCTCGCCCTTGTCCATGCCGTGGTCGGTGAAGACGGTCGGCATCCAGGCGATGCACACGTACGCGATCAGCGACTGGGTGCCCATCAGCAGGGTGACCTGCCAGGCCAGCCCCGAACGCAGCAGGTTCGGGCCTTCGGCGGCGGTCCCGCCGGCCGTGGGGGCGGTGACGTGGTGGCCGCCGCGCCGGGCGATCAGCGCCTGCGGGATCCACACCACGACGGCGACGGCGGCGAGCAGGGCCCAGGAGGCGAGCGAGCCGCGCCAGCCGCCGAGGGCGTTCTCCAGCGGGACCGCGCAGGCGGCCGAGACGGTGGCGCCGAGGATCATCGCCGTCGAGTAGAGGGCGGTCATGCTCGCGGCCCGGTCCGGGAAGTCCCGCTTGATCAGGCCGGGCATCAGGACGTTGAGGAAGGCGATCGCCGTGCCGACCAGCGCGCCGCCCACGAACAGCGCCACCACCGGCGGGGCGACGCGCACCAGGATGCCGCCGCCGAGCAGGACGAGCGCGGCGCACA
This genomic interval carries:
- a CDS encoding alpha/beta fold hydrolase; translation: MILDHHQAPVRTGRAAVNGTSLHYRTAGSGPAVVLLHGVPKTGYHWRHLVPQLTPHHTVVVPDLRGLGDSARPADGYDSATMSDDIAALMAHLGHDAYSVAGEDWGAVIGYQLAARHRAHVRSLVFAEALFPGFGFEDHAALTHENVSAGMHFWHLGFYFQPDVPEMLIAGHERELITYMIKNERSHPDSATPDAIEEYVRCYSMPGGIRAMLSIYRAMLVDAEQNRLAARNKLDIPVLALGGSAFIGDRNESQMRMFAHRVTGHVFDAGHDLAEEVPDEMAEVMLPFLAEHA
- a CDS encoding TetR/AcrR family transcriptional regulator, giving the protein MARTREFDTEAAVGRAMELFWTRGYEATSVRDLTRHLGIGQGSLYAAFGDKDGLYRAALEHYRSTFAAAALSGLEEGADARSAIRALLVERIRIAVEHGGRGCLLVNAVTERLPEDRPTRRVVRDVLAANQEALADLLRAAAERGEISARHDAYTLAGFLVTFLNGLLVSSKITPDVRALEPLVEVALTTLD
- a CDS encoding aminoglycoside phosphotransferase family protein — translated: MPTPPPITVPPKLAEHHEEHNPEHAAEWIAGLPGLAAGFLDRWNLRPDGEPAHGYVALVLPVRREDGTPAALKLQPVDEERAGEPLALRAWSGRGAVRLLEHDPETSTMLLERLDPARSLDGVADAEAALLALTGLLARLHTAPVPDGLRHLGDVVREMLAAVPEALTALDDADERRLLADCAEAVREVADEPGDRLLHWDLHYENVLAPLPGTGTAADRGPWLAIDPVPLVGDPCFDLMPAFDNRWEDLVATGDVERAVRRRFDLMTDVLSLDRGRAARWTLARALQNSLWTVEDGGSRLEEEQTTVARALARYV
- a CDS encoding CynX/NimT family MFS transporter, yielding MSESRPQTPLIAAEEPSSAAPTPTAVRALRAHPALVLAGIVLASLNMRAALAGVSPLVGEINDHFGLNATASSLVTTIPLVFMGLGSIAAPRLARRFGTEPVLCAALVLLGGGILVRVAPPVVALFVGGALVGTAIAFLNVLMPGLIKRDFPDRAASMTALYSTAMILGATVSAACAVPLENALGGWRGSLASWALLAAVAVVVWIPQALIARRGGHHVTAPTAGGTAAEGPNLLRSGLAWQVTLLMGTQSLIAYVCIAWMPTVFTDHGMDKGEAGLVYAFYTLVQMAGSFVVPVLAGRLRDQRMLAVGVVLLLAGGATGLLLAPVAGAWVWATMMGVAQGGTLGLALTLMVLRSRDAHTAARLSGMAQTWGYLLASVGPFAVGAVHQATGGWELPIGVLLVACLALVFLGLGAGRDRKI